One genomic window of Streptomonospora nanhaiensis includes the following:
- a CDS encoding amidase: MDEEITYRSARDLARMLRAREVSAREVVGAHLARIEAVNPRVNAVVTLCAERAMDEAAAADERLASGAEVGPLHGLPVAHKDAHETAGVRTTFGSPLFAGNVPRRDELVVERMRAAGAITVGKTNTPEFSAGSHTFNPVFGLTRNPYDLTRSAGGSSGGAAAALAAGMHPLCDGSDMGGSLRNPAAFNNVVGLRPSPGRVPRHPAPLGWSTLGVQGPMAREVADAALLLSVMAGPDPRSPIAVPEPGAGFAEPLERDLRGLRVAWTPDLGGAAVCERAVVEALAPVPRVLADLGCVVAEDSPDLRDADEVFRTLRAWAFEVSLGGLLDSARDRLKPSLVWNIEQGRALSGADVGRAEVLHTRIYHRMRRFFERYDVLVLPVSQVVPFDAGLEYPPDIDGVVQETYLDWMRSCSHITVTACPAVSVPGGFTPEGLPVGVQIVGPHLAERRVLEVAHAFERATGFGKRRPPLCGRGAPANGQNTR, translated from the coding sequence GTGGACGAGGAGATCACCTACCGCTCCGCCCGCGACCTGGCGCGGATGCTGCGCGCGCGGGAGGTGTCGGCCCGCGAGGTGGTGGGCGCGCACCTGGCGCGGATCGAGGCGGTGAACCCGAGGGTCAACGCGGTGGTGACGCTGTGCGCCGAGCGGGCCATGGACGAGGCGGCGGCCGCCGACGAGCGGCTGGCCTCGGGCGCCGAGGTGGGGCCGCTGCACGGGCTGCCGGTCGCGCACAAGGACGCCCACGAGACCGCCGGGGTGCGCACGACGTTCGGTTCGCCGCTGTTCGCCGGCAACGTGCCCCGGCGCGACGAACTGGTGGTGGAGCGGATGCGCGCGGCGGGCGCGATCACCGTGGGCAAGACCAACACCCCGGAGTTCTCGGCGGGCTCGCACACGTTCAACCCGGTGTTCGGGCTGACGCGCAACCCCTACGACCTGACCCGGTCGGCCGGGGGCAGCAGCGGCGGGGCCGCCGCCGCGCTGGCGGCCGGCATGCACCCGCTGTGCGACGGCTCGGACATGGGCGGGTCGCTGCGCAACCCGGCGGCGTTCAACAACGTGGTGGGGCTGCGGCCCTCGCCGGGGCGGGTGCCCCGCCACCCCGCCCCGCTGGGGTGGTCGACGCTGGGCGTGCAGGGGCCCATGGCGCGGGAGGTGGCCGACGCCGCGCTGCTGCTGTCGGTGATGGCCGGGCCCGACCCGCGCAGCCCGATCGCGGTGCCCGAGCCGGGTGCGGGGTTCGCCGAGCCGCTGGAGCGCGACCTGCGCGGTCTGCGGGTGGCCTGGACCCCCGACCTGGGCGGGGCGGCGGTGTGCGAGCGGGCCGTGGTGGAGGCGCTCGCCCCGGTGCCGCGGGTGCTGGCGGACCTGGGCTGCGTGGTGGCCGAGGACTCCCCCGACCTCCGCGACGCCGACGAGGTGTTCCGCACGCTGCGGGCGTGGGCGTTCGAGGTGTCGCTGGGCGGGCTGCTGGACTCCGCGCGCGACCGGCTCAAGCCGAGCCTGGTGTGGAACATCGAGCAGGGCCGCGCGCTCAGCGGCGCCGACGTGGGGCGCGCCGAGGTGCTGCACACCCGGATCTACCACCGGATGCGGCGGTTCTTCGAGCGCTACGACGTGCTGGTGCTGCCGGTGAGCCAGGTGGTGCCGTTCGACGCCGGCCTGGAGTACCCGCCCGACATCGACGGCGTGGTGCAGGAGACCTACCTGGACTGGATGCGGTCGTGCTCCCACATCACGGTGACGGCCTGCCCGGCGGTGTCGGTGCCGGGCGGGTTCACCCCCGAGGGACTTCCGGTGGGCGTGCAGATCGTGGGCCCGCACCTGGCCGAGCGGCGGGTGCTGGAGGTGGCGCACGCGTTCGAGCGCGCCACGGGGTTCGGCAAGCGCCGCCCGCCGCTGTGCGGACGCGGCGCGCCGGCGAACGGACAGAACACTCGGTGA
- a CDS encoding putative cobaltochelatase: MSAPARYPFSAVVGMADLKLALLLNAVSPAVGGVLVRGEKGTAKSTVVRALAALLPSIAVVEGCRFACDPAAPDPGCPDGPHVPGAAPAERPARLVELPVGASEDRLVGALDLERALTEGVRAFEPGLLADAHRGLLYVDEVNLLHDHLVDLLLDAAAMGTSHVEREGVSVRHAARFLLVGTMNPEEGELRPQLLDRFGLTVEVAATRDPAQRAEVVRRRLAFEADPGSFAAAYADDEADLAERIRAARERLPGVVLTDAALRQVTAVCAAFDVDGLRADIVTARAAMALAAWRGHGEVGSDDVRDAARLALPHRRRRDPFDAPDLDEDRLREALEQAEQAGEPDPKGPDEDPPEPPEGPPPADPGAPEPPASAEGADGPEGPAEPEGTGTSDPAPGGAGTDPADDRPGAQDDPPADGSGPASEGPAAEPGEPYRPRLLRLTGVGHGAPGRRSRAETPHGRTSGARPPARRVGALHLGATLRAAAPYQRARGRSGPGLVLRPGDLREAVREGREGNLVLFCVDASGSMAARQRMRAVKGAVLSLLLDAYQRRDKVGLVTFRGRAAEVALPPTSSVEAGARRLRELRTGGRTPLAAGLARAAEVLRVERLRDPARRPLLVVVTDGRATHGGLDTALRAAAGIGARGVHSVVVDCESGPVRLGLADRLAAALDGESVRLEELAADALTGLVRGTRRAA; encoded by the coding sequence GTGAGCGCTCCTGCTCGCTATCCCTTCAGCGCGGTCGTCGGCATGGCCGACCTCAAGCTGGCGCTGCTGCTCAACGCCGTGTCGCCGGCCGTGGGCGGCGTGCTGGTCCGCGGCGAGAAGGGCACCGCCAAGTCGACCGTGGTGCGCGCCCTGGCGGCGCTGCTGCCCTCCATCGCCGTGGTCGAGGGCTGCCGCTTCGCCTGCGACCCCGCCGCCCCCGACCCCGGCTGCCCCGACGGCCCCCACGTCCCCGGCGCGGCCCCGGCCGAGCGCCCCGCCCGGCTCGTGGAGCTGCCGGTGGGCGCCAGCGAGGACCGGCTGGTCGGCGCGCTCGACCTGGAGCGCGCGCTCACCGAGGGGGTCAGGGCGTTCGAGCCCGGCCTGCTCGCCGACGCCCACCGCGGCCTCCTCTACGTCGACGAGGTCAACCTGCTGCACGACCACCTCGTCGACCTGCTGCTGGACGCCGCCGCCATGGGCACCTCCCATGTCGAGCGCGAAGGCGTGTCTGTGCGCCACGCGGCGCGCTTCCTGCTCGTGGGCACCATGAACCCCGAGGAGGGCGAACTCCGCCCGCAGCTGCTGGACCGCTTCGGCCTCACCGTCGAGGTCGCCGCCACCCGCGACCCCGCCCAGCGGGCCGAGGTCGTGCGCCGCCGGCTGGCCTTCGAGGCCGATCCCGGCTCCTTCGCCGCCGCCTACGCCGACGACGAAGCCGACCTCGCCGAACGCATCCGCGCCGCCCGCGAGCGCCTGCCCGGCGTGGTGCTCACCGACGCCGCGCTGCGCCAGGTCACCGCCGTGTGCGCGGCCTTCGACGTCGACGGCCTGCGCGCCGACATCGTCACCGCCCGCGCCGCCATGGCGCTGGCCGCCTGGCGCGGCCACGGCGAGGTCGGCTCCGACGACGTCCGCGACGCCGCCCGCCTGGCCCTGCCGCACCGGCGCCGCCGCGACCCCTTCGACGCCCCCGACCTCGACGAGGACCGCCTGCGCGAGGCGCTGGAGCAGGCGGAGCAGGCGGGTGAGCCCGACCCAAAAGGCCCTGATGAGGACCCCCCGGAGCCCCCGGAGGGTCCCCCACCCGCGGACCCCGGCGCCCCCGAGCCGCCTGCGTCAGCCGAGGGCGCGGACGGCCCGGAGGGCCCCGCCGAGCCCGAGGGGACCGGCACCTCCGATCCCGCACCGGGCGGGGCGGGCACCGACCCGGCCGACGACCGCCCCGGTGCCCAGGACGACCCCCCGGCCGACGGGTCCGGCCCCGCGTCGGAGGGCCCGGCCGCCGAACCGGGCGAGCCCTACCGTCCGCGCCTGCTGCGCCTCACCGGGGTGGGCCACGGCGCGCCCGGCCGCCGCTCCCGCGCCGAGACCCCCCACGGCCGCACCTCCGGCGCCCGCCCGCCCGCGCGGCGCGTGGGCGCCCTGCACCTGGGCGCCACCCTGCGCGCCGCCGCGCCCTACCAGCGCGCCCGCGGACGCAGCGGTCCGGGACTGGTGCTGCGCCCGGGCGACCTGCGCGAGGCCGTCCGCGAGGGCCGCGAGGGCAACCTCGTGCTGTTCTGCGTGGACGCCAGCGGCTCCATGGCCGCCCGGCAGCGCATGCGCGCCGTCAAGGGCGCGGTCCTGAGCCTCCTCCTGGACGCCTACCAGCGGCGCGACAAGGTCGGCCTGGTCACCTTCCGGGGCCGCGCCGCCGAGGTCGCACTGCCGCCCACGTCGTCGGTCGAGGCCGGGGCCCGCCGCCTGCGCGAGCTGCGCACCGGCGGCCGCACCCCGCTGGCGGCCGGCCTGGCGCGCGCGGCCGAGGTGCTGCGCGTCGAGCGGCTGCGCGACCCCGCCCGCCGCCCGCTGCTGGTCGTGGTCACCGACGGCCGCGCCACGCACGGCGGGCTCGACACCGCCCTGCGCGCCGCCGCCGGGATCGGCGCGCGCGGCGTGCACAGCGTCGTCGTGGACTGCGAGTCCGGCCCGGTTCGCCTCGGGCTGGCCGACCGCCTGGCCGCCGCCCTGGACGGCGAGTCCGTGCGCCTGGAGGAGTTGGCCGCCGACGCGCTGACCGGCCTGGTTCGCGGCACCCGCCGCGCCGCCTGA
- the cobO gene encoding cob(I)yrinic acid a,c-diamide adenosyltransferase, whose translation MPQGRPTHVPDDGLTTRQRRNRPLLMVHTGPGKGKSTAAFGLAARAWAQGWDIGVFQFVKSAKWRIGEERALRVLGESGEGGRVHWNKMGEGWSWIQRPGTEADHAADAAEGWRQIKRDLAAETYGLYVLDEFTYPLKWGWVDVEDVVATLADRPGRQHVVITGRDAHPRLLEAADLVTEMTKVKHPMDAGQKGQRGIEW comes from the coding sequence ATGCCGCAGGGCAGACCCACCCACGTGCCCGACGACGGGCTCACCACCCGCCAGCGCCGCAACCGCCCGCTGCTGATGGTGCACACCGGCCCCGGCAAGGGGAAGTCCACCGCCGCGTTCGGGCTGGCCGCCCGCGCGTGGGCGCAGGGCTGGGACATCGGCGTGTTCCAGTTCGTGAAGTCGGCCAAGTGGCGCATCGGCGAGGAACGCGCCCTGCGGGTGCTGGGGGAGTCCGGCGAGGGCGGCCGGGTGCACTGGAACAAGATGGGCGAGGGCTGGTCGTGGATCCAGCGCCCGGGCACCGAGGCCGACCACGCCGCCGACGCGGCCGAGGGCTGGCGGCAGATCAAACGCGACCTGGCCGCCGAGACCTACGGGCTGTACGTGCTGGACGAGTTCACCTATCCCCTGAAGTGGGGATGGGTCGACGTCGAGGACGTGGTCGCCACCCTCGCCGACCGCCCGGGCCGCCAGCACGTGGTGATCACCGGCCGCGACGCCCACCCCCGCCTCCTGGAGGCCGCCGACCTCGTCACCGAGATGACCAAGGTCAAGCACCCCATGGACGCCGGGCAGAAGGGCCAGCGCGGGATCGAGTGGTAG
- a CDS encoding GNAT family N-acetyltransferase — translation MTPPREPRTMPLVVLHTERLTLRAHTRDDIDPVHRAATDPELQRWLPLPRPGRPYTRADAEHWCLVAAPESRAAGDGQQWAIVETATGGYCGAVGLTRTMWRAATTEVGYWLSPAARGRGLATEAAVAVAHWALRDQRFQRVELKAATGNTASRRVAEKAGFVYEGTERNAMPLHRGRTDLAVYSLIPADLTGLGPGTR, via the coding sequence ATGACCCCACCCCGTGAACCCCGGACGATGCCGCTGGTCGTGCTGCACACCGAACGCCTCACCCTGCGGGCGCACACGCGCGACGACATCGATCCCGTGCACCGGGCCGCCACCGACCCCGAACTCCAGCGCTGGCTGCCGCTGCCGCGCCCGGGCAGGCCCTACACCCGCGCCGACGCCGAGCACTGGTGCCTGGTGGCGGCGCCGGAGTCCCGCGCCGCCGGCGACGGCCAGCAGTGGGCGATCGTGGAGACCGCGACGGGCGGCTACTGCGGGGCGGTCGGCCTGACGCGCACGATGTGGCGGGCCGCCACCACGGAGGTCGGCTACTGGCTGTCCCCCGCGGCGCGCGGCCGCGGCCTGGCCACCGAGGCGGCCGTCGCCGTGGCGCACTGGGCGCTGCGCGACCAGCGGTTCCAGCGGGTGGAGCTGAAGGCGGCCACGGGCAACACCGCCTCCCGGCGCGTGGCCGAGAAGGCGGGCTTCGTCTACGAGGGCACCGAGCGCAACGCGATGCCGCTGCACCGGGGCCGCACCGACCTCGCTGTGTACAGCCTCATCCCCGCCGACCTGACCGGCCTGGGACCCGGCACCCGCTGA
- a CDS encoding energy-coupling factor ABC transporter ATP-binding protein codes for MTGAARDSGAPALAACGLVFGYPDSGPVFTGLDAAVPARSTVAVLGPNGGGKTTLLRLLAGSLSPDAGEVRVDGEPVGRGRRALAGLRRRVQLVFQDPDDQLFSASVRQDVSFGPLNLGLDAAAAGERVDWALEALGITALAERPTHLLSYGQRKRVVLAGALAMRPSVLLLDEPTAGLDPQGVESLLATLEGLRAHGTTLVMATHDVDLAYRWAERVLLLDRAVLAEGPAREVLADPDVPAAARLRPAWAPTAARALRRAGLLPEDAPDPATPEEAARLLGP; via the coding sequence GTGACGGGGGCGGCGCGGGACTCCGGCGCGCCGGCGCTGGCCGCGTGCGGCCTGGTGTTCGGCTACCCCGACTCCGGCCCGGTGTTCACCGGCCTGGACGCGGCGGTCCCGGCGCGGAGCACGGTTGCGGTGCTGGGACCCAACGGCGGGGGAAAGACCACGCTGCTGCGCCTGCTGGCGGGCAGCCTCTCCCCCGATGCCGGGGAGGTCCGGGTGGACGGCGAACCGGTGGGGCGGGGCCGGCGCGCGCTGGCCGGGCTGCGCCGCCGGGTGCAGCTGGTCTTCCAGGACCCCGACGACCAGCTCTTCTCGGCCAGCGTGCGCCAGGACGTCTCCTTTGGACCGCTGAACCTGGGGCTGGACGCCGCGGCGGCGGGCGAGCGGGTGGACTGGGCGCTGGAGGCGCTGGGGATCACCGCGCTGGCCGAGCGGCCCACGCACCTGCTGTCCTACGGCCAGCGCAAGCGGGTCGTGCTGGCGGGCGCGCTGGCCATGCGGCCGTCGGTGCTGCTGCTGGACGAGCCCACGGCCGGGCTGGACCCGCAGGGGGTGGAGTCGCTGCTGGCGACGCTGGAGGGGCTGCGCGCGCACGGCACAACCCTGGTGATGGCCACGCACGACGTCGACCTCGCCTACCGGTGGGCCGAGCGGGTGCTGCTGCTGGACCGCGCGGTGCTGGCGGAGGGGCCGGCGCGCGAGGTGCTCGCCGACCCCGACGTGCCGGCGGCGGCCCGGCTGCGCCCGGCGTGGGCGCCCACGGCCGCCCGCGCCCTGCGCCGGGCCGGCCTGCTGCCCGAGGACGCGCCCGACCCGGCCACCCCGGAGGAGGCCGCGCGGCTGCTGGGCCCGTGA
- the cbiQ gene encoding cobalt ECF transporter T component CbiQ — protein sequence MPAIDAAAYRSPWRRLHPAVKGVLFGGLLVCALVLPAWPAAPLAAAAAVGAVLGPARVAPRAYAGAVWGPLLFVLTGAAALLVSVGGPGGAVAMAADGGARAAEVAGRAAAAVCCQVGFACTTPLAEVLPRLTRAGVPEPVVEVVALVYRMLFVALEGVRRIQAAQAARLGYSGWRPWIRSAGALGAALFVRSYDRSRRLQRGLECRGYTGALTVLVEETPLRPAALAAAAAPALLVAAVALGPSALGAAL from the coding sequence ATGCCGGCGATCGACGCCGCGGCCTACCGGAGCCCGTGGCGGCGGCTCCACCCCGCTGTCAAGGGCGTCCTGTTCGGCGGGCTGCTGGTGTGCGCGCTCGTGCTGCCGGCCTGGCCGGCCGCTCCCCTGGCGGCCGCGGCCGCGGTGGGCGCGGTGCTCGGCCCGGCGCGGGTGGCGCCGCGCGCCTACGCGGGGGCCGTGTGGGGGCCGCTGCTGTTCGTCCTCACCGGCGCGGCGGCGCTGCTGGTCAGCGTCGGCGGTCCCGGGGGCGCGGTGGCCATGGCCGCCGACGGCGGGGCGCGCGCCGCCGAGGTCGCCGGGCGCGCCGCCGCCGCCGTGTGCTGCCAGGTGGGGTTCGCGTGCACCACGCCGCTGGCCGAGGTCCTGCCGCGTCTGACACGCGCCGGTGTGCCCGAACCGGTGGTCGAGGTGGTGGCGCTCGTCTACCGGATGCTGTTCGTGGCGCTGGAGGGCGTGCGGCGGATCCAGGCCGCGCAGGCGGCCCGGTTGGGCTACAGCGGGTGGCGGCCGTGGATCCGGTCGGCGGGCGCGCTGGGCGCGGCGCTGTTCGTGCGCTCCTACGACCGCTCCCGGCGCCTCCAGCGCGGGCTGGAGTGCCGGGGCTACACCGGCGCGCTCACCGTGCTGGTGGAGGAGACCCCGCTGCGCCCGGCGGCGCTGGCGGCGGCCGCCGCGCCGGCGCTGCTGGTGGCGGCGGTGGCGCTGGGTCCGTCGGCGCTGGGCGCGGCCCTGTGA
- a CDS encoding energy-coupling factor ABC transporter substrate-binding protein, with amino-acid sequence MPRTLTTWLLIAAAAAIAVLPVLIGAADHLPEPFPGADAEAEEAVQRIDPDYEPWFTPVYEAPSSEIESGLFALQAAIGAGIIGYCFGVLRTRRRLERSGAPGTRAAEASAPGGGPGAKRGGAAR; translated from the coding sequence ATGCCCCGGACCCTGACGACCTGGCTGCTGATCGCCGCCGCGGCGGCCATCGCCGTGCTTCCCGTGCTGATCGGCGCCGCCGACCACCTGCCCGAGCCGTTCCCGGGCGCCGACGCCGAGGCCGAGGAGGCCGTCCAGCGGATCGACCCCGACTACGAGCCCTGGTTCACCCCGGTCTACGAGGCGCCGTCCAGCGAGATCGAGTCGGGCCTGTTCGCGCTGCAGGCGGCCATCGGCGCCGGGATCATCGGCTACTGCTTCGGCGTGCTGCGCACCCGCCGCAGGCTGGAGCGCTCCGGTGCGCCCGGCACCCGGGCCGCCGAGGCGTCCGCGCCGGGCGGCGGGCCCGGGGCGAAGCGCGGCGGGGCCGCGCGGTAG
- a CDS encoding energy-coupling factor ABC transporter permease: MHIAEGFLPWQHAAAWTAAAAPFVAHGIRSMTLAVRADPDAKLLLGASGAFCFAMSALKIPSVTGSCSHPTGVGLGAVLFRPPVMAALGTVTLLFQSLLLAHGGLTTLGANVFSMAVVGPWVAYGAYKAVRALTRSLPETTALGLGVFFASALASMSAYTVTSAQLALAHPDPAGGFLGAFAAFAAVFSVTQIPLAVIEGLVTVVIVRLLSTVGREDLRRLGVLRAPEPAPAAAPRTDEKAG; the protein is encoded by the coding sequence ATGCATATCGCCGAAGGCTTCCTGCCATGGCAGCACGCCGCCGCCTGGACCGCCGCCGCCGCTCCCTTCGTCGCCCACGGAATCCGCTCGATGACGCTCGCCGTACGCGCCGATCCCGACGCCAAGCTGCTGCTGGGCGCCTCGGGCGCGTTCTGCTTCGCCATGTCCGCGCTGAAGATCCCCTCGGTCACCGGCAGCTGCTCCCACCCCACCGGCGTCGGCCTGGGCGCGGTGCTGTTCCGCCCGCCCGTCATGGCCGCCCTGGGCACGGTCACCCTGCTGTTCCAGTCCTTGCTGCTGGCCCACGGCGGGCTGACCACCCTGGGCGCCAACGTGTTCTCCATGGCGGTGGTCGGGCCCTGGGTGGCCTACGGCGCCTACAAGGCGGTGCGCGCGCTCACCCGGTCCCTGCCCGAGACCACGGCGCTTGGCCTGGGCGTCTTCTTCGCCTCGGCCCTGGCCAGTATGAGCGCCTACACCGTGACCAGCGCGCAGCTGGCGCTCGCCCACCCCGACCCCGCCGGCGGGTTCCTCGGCGCCTTCGCCGCCTTCGCAGCGGTCTTCTCGGTCACCCAGATTCCGCTCGCCGTCATCGAGGGCCTGGTGACCGTGGTGATCGTGCGGCTGCTCAGCACGGTCGGCCGCGAGGACCTGCGGCGGCTGGGCGTGCTGCGCGCCCCCGAGCCCGCGCCCGCGGCGGCGCCCCGGACCGACGAGAAGGCGGGTTGA